The following are encoded in a window of Arthrobacter sp. OAP107 genomic DNA:
- the ctaD gene encoding cytochrome c oxidase subunit I, with the protein MTAYQQPATTTTAEAPLLVPRKKGNMVVKWITSTDHKTIGYMYLIASFVFFCLGGVMALLIRAELFEPGMQVLVTKEQYNQLFTMHGTVMLLMFATPLFAGFTNVIMPLQIGAPDVAFPRLNALAFWFFLFGSTIAVSGFITPQGSASFGWTVYAPLNNTTFTPGIGGDLWVFGLALSGFGTILGAVNFITTVVCMRAPGMTMWRMPIFTWNVFITSVLVIMAFPPLAAALFAIGADRRFGAHIYDPENGGAILFQHLFWFFGHPEVYIIALPFFGIVSEIFPVFSRKPIFGYKGLVYATIAIAALSATVWAHHMYVTGSVLLPFFALMTMFIAVPTGVKFFNWIGTMWGGSLTFETPMLWAIGFLITFLFGGLTGIILASPPLDFHVSDSYFVVAHFHYVVFGTVVFAMFAGFYFWWPKWTGKMLNERLGKIHFWMLLVGFHATFLIQHWLGVEGMPRRYADYLPQDNFTAMNQFSTFGSFLLGASLIPFFWNVFITARGKEKVEVDDPWGFGASLEWATSCPPPRHNFTSLPRIRSERPALDLHHPELRVREHEAVHSPAAGVLGAADIGERDVRDPNPDR; encoded by the coding sequence ATGACCGCATATCAGCAACCAGCAACCACCACCACCGCTGAGGCTCCCTTGCTGGTGCCCCGCAAAAAAGGCAACATGGTGGTCAAGTGGATCACCTCCACGGACCACAAGACCATCGGGTACATGTACCTGATCGCGTCCTTCGTGTTCTTCTGCCTCGGCGGCGTGATGGCGTTGCTGATCCGTGCCGAGCTCTTCGAACCAGGCATGCAGGTGCTGGTGACGAAGGAGCAATACAACCAGCTGTTTACGATGCACGGCACCGTCATGCTCCTGATGTTCGCCACCCCGCTGTTCGCCGGCTTCACCAACGTGATCATGCCCTTGCAAATCGGTGCGCCGGACGTCGCGTTCCCGCGATTGAACGCGCTGGCCTTCTGGTTCTTCCTGTTCGGCTCGACGATTGCGGTATCGGGCTTCATCACCCCGCAGGGATCCGCTTCCTTCGGCTGGACGGTCTACGCGCCCCTCAACAACACGACGTTCACGCCGGGCATTGGCGGTGACCTGTGGGTCTTCGGCCTGGCACTGTCCGGTTTCGGCACCATCCTGGGCGCGGTCAACTTCATCACCACTGTGGTCTGCATGCGCGCCCCCGGCATGACCATGTGGCGCATGCCGATCTTCACCTGGAACGTCTTCATCACGTCAGTCCTGGTAATCATGGCCTTCCCGCCGCTGGCCGCAGCCCTCTTCGCCATCGGCGCGGACCGGCGTTTCGGCGCCCACATTTATGACCCCGAAAACGGCGGGGCGATATTGTTCCAGCACCTGTTCTGGTTCTTCGGGCATCCGGAGGTTTACATCATCGCACTGCCGTTCTTCGGCATTGTGTCCGAGATCTTCCCGGTCTTCAGCCGCAAGCCGATCTTCGGCTACAAGGGCCTGGTGTACGCGACCATCGCCATCGCCGCCCTGTCGGCCACGGTCTGGGCGCACCACATGTATGTCACCGGTTCGGTGCTGCTGCCGTTCTTTGCGCTCATGACCATGTTCATTGCGGTCCCGACAGGCGTGAAGTTCTTCAACTGGATCGGCACCATGTGGGGCGGCTCGCTGACCTTCGAGACCCCGATGCTGTGGGCCATCGGATTCCTCATCACGTTCCTCTTCGGCGGCCTGACCGGCATCATCCTGGCCTCCCCGCCGCTGGACTTCCACGTCTCGGACTCCTACTTCGTGGTGGCCCACTTCCATTACGTGGTGTTCGGCACCGTGGTGTTCGCGATGTTCGCCGGCTTCTACTTCTGGTGGCCGAAGTGGACGGGCAAGATGCTCAACGAGCGGCTCGGCAAGATCCACTTCTGGATGCTGCTGGTGGGCTTCCACGCCACGTTCCTGATCCAGCACTGGCTCGGCGTTGAAGGCATGCCCCGCCGTTACGCGGACTACCTGCCGCAGGACAACTTCACAGCCATGAACCAGTTCTCCACCTTTGGTTCATTCCTGCTGGGCGCCTCGCTCATTCCCTTCTTCTGGAACGTCTTCATCACGGCCCGCGGCAAGGAAAAGGTTGAGGTCGACGATCCCTGGGGCTTCGGCGCCTCGCTGGAATGGGCCACGTCCTGCCCGCCGCCGCGGCACAACTTCACCTCGCTGCCGCGCATCCGCTCCGAACGCCCGGCCCTGGACCTGCACCATCCAGAGTTGCGCGTCCGCGAACACGAGGCCGTGCACTCGCCGGCAGCCGGGGTTCTGGGCGCGGCGGACATCGGCGAGCGCGACGTTCGGGACCCGAACCCGGACAGGTAG
- a CDS encoding DUF4383 domain-containing protein, producing MTTMDSAAGARSRLQRAAQAVGAVFVLVGILGFIPGITSNYATLGTAGPASDALLLGVFQVSILHNIVHLLFGVAGLLMGRTPGQARSYLLYGGVIYLVLWIYGLLIGHETAANFVPVNTADNWLHFLLGVGMIGLALLLSRDTRRVHGPATGH from the coding sequence ATGACCACCATGGACAGCGCGGCCGGTGCAAGGTCCCGGCTGCAACGGGCCGCCCAAGCCGTCGGGGCAGTATTCGTGCTCGTCGGCATCCTGGGGTTCATTCCCGGTATCACCTCGAACTACGCGACGCTCGGCACGGCCGGGCCCGCCTCCGATGCCCTGCTTCTGGGCGTCTTCCAGGTATCCATCCTGCACAACATCGTCCATCTGCTCTTCGGCGTGGCCGGCCTGCTCATGGGACGGACGCCGGGCCAGGCACGGAGCTACCTGCTGTACGGCGGCGTCATCTATCTGGTCCTGTGGATCTACGGCCTGCTGATCGGCCACGAGACCGCGGCGAACTTCGTTCCGGTCAACACGGCTGACAACTGGCTGCACTTCCTGCTGGGCGTTGGCATGATCGGACTCGCCCTGCTGCTGTCCCGCGACACCCGGAGGGTCCACGGTCCCGCCACGGGCCATTAA
- a CDS encoding FRG domain-containing protein codes for MGSGQEVHVGDLQELIFALTQDQWQPSEAKYRINVAYRGLSSDDYPLETGLARLQAEAAGSLEQHLLRNFKKYAHRNATPGDSLWNWLSVAQHHGLPTRLLDWTFSPYVALHFATSNPRGYGRPGVVWCVDYVAAHELLPAGLRTHVEPLGHGLFTTEILTAAAESLEGFDEYRSDDGGGVPLFFEPPSLDDRIVNQSAVFSIMTDPEASLADWLGEHPELYRKVVFPAELKWAIRNHLDQANVTERVLFPGLDGLCRWLARYYGDRPEQAYPDAQISPTEAAEPEPADSGAAATGVPPDDAEPEDAQKEMNSTSSPTRSSG; via the coding sequence GTGGGAAGCGGACAGGAAGTCCATGTCGGGGATCTTCAGGAGCTGATCTTTGCGCTGACACAGGACCAGTGGCAGCCGTCGGAGGCCAAGTACCGCATCAACGTCGCATACCGCGGACTGTCCTCGGATGACTACCCGCTCGAGACCGGCCTCGCCAGGCTGCAGGCTGAAGCCGCCGGGAGTTTGGAGCAGCACCTGCTGCGCAATTTCAAGAAGTACGCCCACCGGAATGCCACCCCCGGCGATTCGCTGTGGAATTGGCTGAGCGTCGCGCAGCATCACGGACTTCCCACCCGACTGCTCGACTGGACGTTTTCCCCGTACGTCGCACTTCACTTCGCCACCTCCAATCCCCGGGGCTACGGCCGCCCCGGCGTGGTCTGGTGCGTTGACTATGTGGCGGCCCACGAGCTGCTGCCTGCGGGACTGCGCACGCACGTGGAGCCGCTGGGGCACGGCCTGTTCACCACCGAAATCCTCACGGCTGCCGCGGAATCGTTGGAAGGCTTTGATGAATACAGGTCCGACGACGGCGGCGGCGTCCCGCTGTTCTTCGAACCGCCGTCGCTGGATGACCGGATCGTCAACCAGTCGGCCGTTTTCTCGATCATGACGGATCCGGAGGCCTCGCTGGCGGACTGGCTTGGGGAGCACCCGGAGCTCTACCGCAAGGTGGTGTTTCCGGCTGAGCTGAAATGGGCCATCCGGAACCATCTTGACCAGGCCAATGTCACCGAACGCGTGCTGTTTCCCGGCCTCGACGGACTTTGCCGCTGGCTCGCCCGCTACTACGGCGACCGCCCGGAGCAGGCGTATCCTGACGCCCAGATCTCGCCCACCGAGGCCGCCGAACCCGAGCCTGCTGATTCCGGCGCTGCGGCAACCGGCGTTCCGCCGGATGATGCCGAGCCGGAAGACGCTCAGAAGGAGATGAACTCCACCAGTTCGCCCACCCGGTCCTCCGGGTAG
- a CDS encoding peptidoglycan-binding protein yields MSNEQGLTPLSDDELNAQAGTALPDKEVASVLDLNADLDLGISAAAPIDLAVAANANVAAPIDAAASANVLSLGSESQALADQGVIIDQGITADATADSVQDSTITQGADAGTVDGGSVDGVTSDSAAGTGTAATGTESAGAGTADATAVPDATALPDGAIPDGTLPDGTLPDGAGVGALPVDPSTALDGDLLNVNVDLAADADIAAPINGAVAANANVAAPIDAAVAANIGSIDSDAFAVAQQDAIITQDIDGEATASADQQSDLQQ; encoded by the coding sequence GTGAGCAATGAACAGGGATTGACCCCGCTTTCCGACGACGAACTGAATGCGCAGGCAGGCACCGCCCTGCCGGACAAGGAAGTCGCATCCGTACTCGACCTCAACGCCGACCTCGACCTGGGCATCAGCGCCGCCGCCCCGATCGACCTCGCCGTGGCCGCCAACGCCAACGTCGCAGCCCCCATCGATGCCGCCGCCTCGGCGAACGTGTTGTCCTTAGGCTCGGAGTCGCAGGCCCTCGCGGATCAGGGTGTCATCATCGACCAGGGCATCACCGCGGATGCCACGGCAGACTCCGTGCAGGACAGCACCATCACCCAGGGCGCTGACGCCGGAACTGTGGACGGCGGAAGTGTCGACGGCGTGACGTCTGACAGCGCCGCAGGCACCGGTACCGCGGCAACCGGAACGGAATCGGCCGGGGCCGGCACTGCCGATGCCACCGCGGTGCCTGACGCCACCGCCCTGCCGGACGGCGCAATCCCGGACGGCACGCTGCCCGATGGAACCCTCCCCGACGGAGCAGGTGTCGGCGCGCTTCCCGTCGATCCGTCCACCGCCCTCGACGGCGACCTGCTCAACGTCAACGTGGACCTTGCGGCCGACGCCGACATCGCGGCCCCGATCAACGGGGCAGTGGCTGCCAACGCCAACGTTGCCGCGCCGATCGACGCCGCCGTTGCAGCCAACATCGGCTCGATCGACAGCGACGCCTTCGCCGTTGCCCAGCAGGACGCCATCATCACGCAGGACATCGACGGCGAGGCCACCGCATCGGCGGATCAGCAGTCGGATCTGCAGCAGTAG
- a CDS encoding CBS domain-containing protein — MSILARDIMTGGAECIGVNETLEQAARKMKDLDVGSLPICGEDNRLKGMLTDRDIVVRCLADGGDPKSTKAGDLAQGKPVTIGADDTVEEAIRTMQQHQVRRLPVIDGHDLIGMLSQADIARNYPEDRVGELVEFISF; from the coding sequence ATGTCCATCCTGGCACGCGACATCATGACCGGCGGCGCCGAGTGCATCGGCGTCAATGAAACCCTTGAGCAGGCGGCCAGGAAGATGAAGGATCTCGACGTCGGCTCCCTCCCGATCTGCGGCGAGGACAACCGGCTTAAGGGGATGCTCACCGACCGGGACATCGTGGTCCGCTGCCTGGCCGACGGCGGGGACCCCAAGAGCACCAAGGCCGGCGATCTCGCCCAGGGCAAACCCGTCACCATCGGCGCCGATGACACCGTCGAGGAAGCCATCAGGACCATGCAGCAGCACCAGGTCAGGAGGCTGCCGGTGATCGACGGCCACGACCTGATCGGAATGCTCAGCCAGGCCGACATCGCCCGGAACTACCCGGAGGACCGGGTGGGCGAACTGGTGGAGTTCATCTCCTTCTGA
- a CDS encoding S9 family peptidase — protein sequence MTHTPLQQPESSSAVATPRPPVAKRVPTERTHHGDTFVDQYEWLRDKESEEVVAHLKAENAYQEALTAHQEPLREAIFQEIKGRTKETDLSVPNRKDGWWYFSRSVEGKEYGIQCRVRAQNTGNPVADWTPPAVEAGVEIPGEEVLLDGNVEAEGKPFFSVGGTAVTIDGNLYAYAVDNAGDERFTLRIKDLRTGELLPDVIENVFYGVSFSPDGTRIFYTVVDDSWRPYQVKSHVLGTPVTDDEVIYQEDDAAMWLGFELSADRRHLVLGIGCSEYSETRLLRFDRPDAGLSTVISRNERVLYEAEPFLLEGPDGQKTERILITHNRNAVNSMVSLAEPAELSKPLAEQHWTTVVEHSDDVRVNGAGVTATHLVVSIRKDTIERVQVIPLTGLGTAAQQAPVEPAFDEELYTAGVGGSDYEAPVIRLGYTSYFTPSRVYDFVLPTEEQPAGELLLRKESPVLGGYDGSDYVATREWAEAADGTRIPLSVLRHKAVRQDSTAAGLVYGYGSYELSMDPGFGIARLSLLDRGVVFVIAHIRGGGELGRHWYEDGKKLRKKNTFTDFIAATDWLAGSGWVDPDRIAALGGSAGGLLMGAVANLAPEKYAAIVAQVPFVDPLTSILDPELPLSALEWEEWGNPITDPAVYEYMKSYTPYENVREVAYPKIAAVTSFNDTRVLYVEPAKWVQELRNKTKGSEPILMKIEMDGGHGGASGRYVQWRERAWDYGFIADALGATELLPGAGLK from the coding sequence ATGACCCACACTCCGCTGCAGCAGCCCGAAAGCTCCTCCGCCGTTGCCACGCCCCGGCCGCCCGTCGCAAAGAGGGTGCCCACCGAGCGCACGCACCACGGGGACACCTTCGTGGACCAGTACGAGTGGCTGCGGGACAAGGAGTCCGAGGAGGTCGTGGCGCACCTGAAGGCTGAGAACGCCTACCAGGAAGCCCTCACGGCACATCAGGAACCGCTGCGCGAGGCCATCTTCCAGGAGATCAAGGGCCGGACCAAAGAGACAGACCTGTCCGTTCCCAACCGCAAGGACGGCTGGTGGTACTTCAGCCGGTCCGTCGAGGGCAAGGAGTACGGCATCCAGTGCCGGGTCCGCGCCCAAAATACAGGAAATCCAGTGGCGGACTGGACTCCCCCGGCGGTGGAGGCCGGCGTCGAAATCCCCGGCGAGGAAGTCCTGCTGGACGGGAACGTCGAAGCGGAAGGCAAGCCCTTCTTCTCAGTGGGCGGCACGGCTGTGACCATCGACGGGAACCTGTACGCCTACGCGGTAGATAACGCCGGCGACGAGCGGTTCACCCTGCGGATCAAGGACCTGCGGACCGGCGAACTGCTGCCGGATGTCATCGAGAACGTCTTCTACGGAGTGTCGTTCTCCCCGGACGGAACGCGCATCTTTTACACCGTGGTGGATGACTCGTGGCGGCCGTACCAGGTCAAGTCCCACGTCCTGGGCACACCGGTCACCGACGATGAGGTGATTTACCAGGAGGACGACGCCGCCATGTGGCTGGGCTTCGAGCTCTCCGCGGACCGGCGCCACCTTGTGCTCGGCATTGGCTGCTCCGAGTACAGCGAGACGCGCCTGCTCCGCTTCGACCGCCCCGACGCCGGCCTGTCCACCGTCATTTCCCGCAACGAACGCGTGCTTTACGAGGCCGAGCCGTTCCTGCTCGAGGGCCCGGACGGGCAGAAAACTGAACGTATCCTCATCACCCACAACCGCAATGCGGTGAACTCGATGGTCTCGCTGGCGGAGCCAGCCGAACTGTCCAAGCCGCTGGCCGAGCAGCACTGGACCACCGTCGTCGAGCATTCCGACGACGTCAGGGTCAACGGGGCGGGGGTCACGGCCACGCACCTCGTGGTCTCGATCCGGAAGGACACCATCGAGCGGGTGCAGGTGATTCCGCTGACGGGGTTGGGAACCGCCGCCCAGCAGGCTCCGGTGGAGCCGGCGTTTGACGAGGAACTGTACACCGCGGGCGTCGGCGGTTCCGACTATGAGGCGCCGGTGATACGGCTGGGCTACACGTCCTACTTCACGCCGTCGCGGGTGTACGACTTCGTGCTGCCCACCGAGGAGCAGCCGGCGGGCGAATTGCTGCTGCGCAAGGAAAGCCCCGTCCTGGGCGGTTACGACGGCTCGGACTACGTGGCCACCCGCGAGTGGGCCGAGGCCGCCGACGGCACCCGCATTCCGCTCTCGGTGCTGCGGCATAAAGCCGTTAGGCAGGACTCGACGGCGGCAGGCCTGGTTTACGGCTACGGCTCGTATGAGCTGAGCATGGACCCCGGCTTCGGCATCGCCCGGCTTTCGCTGCTGGACCGCGGGGTGGTGTTCGTCATCGCCCACATCCGCGGCGGCGGCGAACTCGGCCGGCACTGGTACGAGGACGGCAAAAAGCTCAGGAAGAAAAACACCTTTACGGACTTCATCGCGGCCACCGACTGGCTGGCGGGATCCGGCTGGGTGGACCCGGACCGGATCGCCGCGCTGGGCGGTTCCGCCGGCGGGCTGCTCATGGGCGCCGTCGCCAACCTCGCCCCGGAGAAGTACGCCGCCATCGTGGCGCAGGTTCCGTTCGTGGACCCCCTCACCAGCATTCTGGACCCGGAACTGCCGCTGTCGGCCCTTGAGTGGGAGGAGTGGGGCAATCCCATCACCGATCCCGCGGTCTATGAGTACATGAAGTCGTACACGCCGTACGAGAACGTCCGCGAGGTTGCGTATCCCAAGATCGCCGCCGTGACATCCTTCAACGACACCAGGGTGCTCTACGTGGAGCCGGCCAAGTGGGTGCAGGAACTGCGCAACAAGACCAAGGGCAGCGAGCCGATCCTCATGAAGATCGAAATGGATGGCGGCCACGGCGGAGCGTCCGGCCGCTACGTCCAATGGCGCGAGCGGGCATGGGATTACGGCTTCATCGCGGACGCGCTCGGGGCCACGGAGCTGCTGCCCGGCGCCGGGCTGAAGTAG
- a CDS encoding ATP-binding protein — protein sequence MVQAPAEYASAPREAVVALTDAARLDAVASVLTHAGFSVRKAPDAGSLTQELEGGRAAVVLLDAVLTDGYRWEGTPVLLLVDLGGDFDLARLESWGIADYISRDAPARELTRRVETLIGRTRERRRIRAKAEFLRESLRNVSAAIRGTNSPQQMAGHLVRGFGESLGVDHVWFTTFQDSRVPRISSQWSLPGRTKLPDTLGAFEDEAREQTTSLWSAAEALAVPDHQTDQSAPLAEGLREWSGLASVRASVALPVGEGESALGIIWIAQLDGRRDWTRAEIALIQHVAGNLAHSLIQGHLISAQLQVLQQLRELDKAKTDFLATVNHELRTPLTSITAYLDMIRDGAGGPVPPGILSMMDVISRNSDRLRRLIEDMLTVSQQDTSGNLNLKQVELGQVLRIVVAALRPLADSRNVTITGADSHEDVKVQADEAQLEQVFTNIVANAIKFTPKGGRISISFMSAASEAGSPGAIVNVVDTGVGIPEQEIAQVFTRFYRASNASSAAIPGSGLGLAIAHDIVRRHGGSLDLSSVLGVGTTVSVTLPVDGPQREDAADETDDDEADGGEAASAPQTD from the coding sequence ATGGTCCAGGCACCGGCGGAGTATGCCTCCGCACCTCGCGAGGCGGTGGTCGCGCTCACCGATGCCGCCCGCTTGGACGCCGTGGCGTCTGTGCTCACCCATGCGGGTTTTTCCGTCCGTAAAGCCCCCGACGCCGGATCCCTCACCCAGGAGCTGGAAGGCGGCCGGGCCGCCGTCGTACTTCTTGATGCGGTGCTCACGGACGGTTACCGGTGGGAGGGCACGCCCGTGCTGCTCCTGGTGGACCTCGGCGGGGACTTCGATCTTGCCCGGCTTGAGTCCTGGGGCATCGCGGATTACATCTCCCGGGACGCCCCCGCGCGCGAACTCACACGCCGCGTGGAGACCCTGATCGGCCGGACGCGGGAACGCCGCCGGATCCGGGCAAAAGCTGAGTTCCTGCGCGAAAGCCTGCGCAACGTCTCCGCCGCCATCCGCGGCACCAACAGCCCGCAGCAGATGGCCGGCCACCTCGTCCGCGGCTTTGGCGAATCCCTCGGCGTGGACCACGTTTGGTTCACTACCTTCCAGGATTCGCGCGTCCCGCGGATCAGTTCCCAGTGGTCCCTGCCCGGCCGGACCAAGCTGCCGGACACGCTCGGTGCCTTCGAGGACGAGGCCCGGGAGCAGACCACCTCGCTATGGTCGGCCGCCGAGGCGCTGGCGGTTCCGGATCACCAGACGGACCAGTCCGCGCCGCTGGCCGAGGGATTGCGGGAGTGGTCCGGCCTGGCCTCCGTCCGCGCGTCGGTTGCCTTGCCGGTGGGAGAGGGCGAGTCGGCGCTGGGAATCATCTGGATCGCGCAGCTGGACGGCAGGCGCGACTGGACCAGGGCAGAGATCGCGCTCATCCAGCACGTGGCCGGCAACCTGGCGCACAGCCTCATCCAGGGCCACCTGATCAGCGCGCAGCTCCAGGTGCTGCAGCAGCTCCGCGAGCTGGACAAGGCCAAGACAGACTTCCTCGCCACCGTCAACCACGAGCTCCGCACGCCCCTCACCTCCATCACGGCCTACCTCGACATGATCCGCGACGGCGCGGGCGGCCCCGTTCCGCCGGGAATCCTGTCCATGATGGACGTCATTTCGCGGAACTCGGACCGCCTTCGGAGGCTGATCGAGGACATGCTCACGGTCTCCCAGCAGGACACCTCCGGCAACCTGAACCTCAAGCAGGTGGAGCTTGGCCAGGTCCTGCGGATCGTCGTGGCCGCACTGCGTCCGCTCGCCGACTCGCGGAATGTCACCATCACCGGCGCCGACTCGCACGAGGACGTGAAGGTCCAGGCCGACGAGGCCCAGCTGGAGCAGGTCTTCACCAACATCGTGGCCAACGCCATCAAGTTCACCCCGAAAGGCGGGCGGATCAGCATCAGCTTCATGTCGGCAGCCTCCGAAGCCGGCAGCCCGGGCGCCATCGTCAACGTCGTGGACACCGGCGTCGGGATTCCTGAGCAGGAAATCGCCCAGGTTTTCACCCGTTTCTACCGGGCCTCCAATGCATCCTCCGCAGCCATCCCGGGCAGCGGACTCGGCCTGGCCATCGCGCACGACATTGTCCGCCGCCATGGCGGTTCGCTGGACCTGTCATCCGTGCTGGGTGTGGGAACCACCGTTTCCGTGACCCTCCCGGTCGACGGCCCCCAGAGGGAAGACGCCGCCGATGAAACGGACGATGACGAGGCCGACGGCGGCGAAGCGGCCAGCGCACCCCAAACCGACTGA
- a CDS encoding class I SAM-dependent methyltransferase, producing the protein MLSALKKYLLLPKLVKLSSYAPKDPRVAWDQYWGRVGATGARGDVLWDSGSDHELQTYLQHLTRQLDSSLPVVDVGCGTGVFSRALAAHFPYVLGVDVSANAVARAAAESEGMERVSYVAADMTAPAGTRAVTEALAAAGFPDEANIFIRGVLHVLKKPAQAALAAQLHPLVGTQGRVFLAETDFRGNPIQYVSHLGATLHSIPEPLEKAIRGLPMPGRFGTEQRRRAFPEASWDVVEDGAVTIETRPLTSADRPEQIPGYFAVLQAR; encoded by the coding sequence ATGCTCTCGGCGCTTAAGAAATACCTGCTGCTTCCCAAACTGGTGAAGCTGTCCTCCTATGCGCCCAAGGACCCGAGGGTGGCCTGGGACCAGTACTGGGGCAGGGTCGGGGCCACCGGGGCGCGCGGCGACGTCCTGTGGGATTCGGGCAGCGACCATGAACTGCAGACGTATCTGCAGCACCTGACGCGGCAGCTGGACTCCAGCCTTCCGGTCGTTGACGTCGGGTGTGGCACTGGGGTCTTCAGCCGCGCACTTGCGGCCCACTTTCCGTATGTCCTGGGGGTGGATGTGTCAGCCAACGCCGTCGCCCGGGCGGCCGCCGAATCCGAGGGAATGGAGCGGGTCTCCTACGTGGCGGCCGACATGACGGCGCCCGCGGGCACGCGCGCCGTGACCGAAGCCCTGGCAGCAGCCGGGTTCCCCGATGAAGCCAACATTTTCATCCGGGGTGTCCTGCACGTACTCAAGAAACCGGCGCAGGCAGCGCTGGCCGCGCAGCTGCACCCGCTCGTGGGCACGCAGGGCCGCGTGTTCCTCGCAGAGACGGACTTCCGCGGGAATCCCATTCAGTACGTCAGCCACCTCGGAGCCACGCTGCACTCGATTCCCGAGCCACTGGAGAAGGCCATCCGCGGGCTGCCCATGCCGGGCCGGTTCGGTACCGAGCAGCGCCGGCGGGCGTTTCCCGAGGCAAGCTGGGACGTGGTGGAGGACGGGGCAGTGACCATTGAAACCCGGCCCCTCACATCAGCTGACCGCCCGGAACAGATCCCGGGCTACTTCGCGGTGCTCCAGGCGCGCTGA
- a CDS encoding STAS/SEC14 domain-containing protein, which translates to MNSNSTGRNTLFNLELEADGVLRLTWARDASITEGDAEAAMGKVNALCGDSRHPMLVDMATTSEVSRGARAVFGRPCQASRIALLGASPVDRVIANFFLGLNKLPCPTKFFTSEAEALTWLKVS; encoded by the coding sequence TTGAATTCCAACAGCACCGGACGGAATACGCTGTTCAACCTCGAATTGGAAGCCGACGGCGTGCTGAGGCTGACCTGGGCCAGGGACGCCAGCATCACCGAGGGGGACGCCGAGGCTGCCATGGGGAAGGTCAACGCGCTCTGCGGAGACAGCCGCCACCCCATGCTCGTGGACATGGCCACCACTTCGGAGGTGAGCCGCGGAGCCCGTGCCGTGTTCGGCCGTCCCTGCCAGGCCTCACGGATCGCGCTGCTCGGGGCGTCGCCGGTGGACCGCGTGATCGCCAACTTCTTCCTGGGCCTGAACAAGCTCCCGTGCCCCACGAAGTTCTTCACGTCGGAGGCCGAGGCGCTCACCTGGCTGAAGGTCAGCTAG
- a CDS encoding LuxR family transcriptional regulator: protein MRRLLATFTAVLALAGAGFWLAAPSYAASAPGSSAATAVPVAALVPVQAGTSVAAGTPAPTGTSSPSATPSEPPANPGTGEPQESETNRLEYAPYVIAAVLIITLLIVFVWRRRRGNKTVV from the coding sequence ATGCGCAGATTGCTAGCTACTTTCACCGCCGTACTTGCCCTTGCCGGTGCGGGGTTCTGGCTCGCAGCGCCGTCGTATGCAGCCTCTGCGCCGGGCTCATCGGCAGCAACCGCCGTCCCGGTGGCTGCCCTCGTGCCGGTTCAGGCGGGCACGTCCGTTGCGGCCGGTACACCGGCACCCACCGGAACATCTTCCCCGTCCGCAACCCCGTCCGAGCCTCCTGCCAACCCAGGCACGGGTGAACCGCAAGAGTCGGAAACAAACCGCCTCGAATATGCCCCGTACGTAATCGCGGCGGTACTTATCATCACACTCCTCATCGTCTTTGTCTGGCGACGCCGCCGCGGAAACAAAACCGTGGTCTAG